The window gGTGGGTGCCTGGAACTGCATCCAGTCCAGGGGAGCGTTACCAGCACCGGCAGAAACCCTGCACCATGCCAGGTCACTGcgggcttgcagggctctggggtggaaagCAGCAGTGACTGCCAGGCGTTGAAGGGGAGAAGTCTGATCGAGGCAAAGGGGCCTGGGTGTGTCCCCCACCGCGGCGCTCTGCGGGCAGGCTGCGCAAGGCGGCTCCCGGCGGGGTCTAGTGTGGACGGGCCTAAGGAATGTCCGGCACAGTCGCCGCCCTTTGAGCGTTTGTCCAGGCGGCAGGAGACGCTCTGCACCCTGCAACCTCCCCGGGATCGTGTCCCCTGGTCAGGGCCTTGGCTGGAGCCAATGGGCCGCCCTACACGGGTCCCTGTTCCCCGCGGACAATGTCCCGGCTCTGGGGGGTACTTTGCCTTTTGCAGCATCGCTTTGCTCCCCGCCGTTCCGCGTTTCAACGCTCCCAGCTGCCTTGAGAGTTTTGTTCAAACTCGTTTAATATTTGAAGCtcctctgcccccgccctgcgGCCCGGGGAGCGAGCAGGCGCCTTCGGTTCTCCGGGAACTTTGTTGTGTTTCTTTCTCCCACGTCATCCCTGACCCCGCCAGCTCCCTTGCTGGGCCGTGCGGGGAAAGAAACCGAGACACGGGATGTGGGAGCCGGTTTATTAAACCCGGGAGCCGGGTACAAACACGCTGCCGCCTCGGCGCCCCTTGGAAGCGGGGGCGATATTTAAAACAATGAAACGCGTCCCCCGGGTCCTGCATCTCCCCGGCTGGGCGGAGACCCTCCGCCCCTGCGCTGTGCGCGCCCGGGGCGCTGGCTAGCGAAGGACCGAGCCCAGCGGGGGTGATCCTATCCCCCGGGCACGTCCTTCCTGCGCTCTAGCGCCCGCGGGCAGGGGCCGCCCCCGTCCGCCCGCGTTCTCCTGACCAAGCCGCGCGTGGGGGAGGCTCGCGCGCTACCAGGGCCGCCACAGCGCCTGGCTCCGGCTGGGCCCGGAGGGTCTTTGCTGCCCGGGGCCGCGCCGCGGGGCAGCAGCGCCCGGCTCAgtccggggctgggagctgggagcgcCAGGGGCCCGGGGGCGCTGGGTGGAGCCGCCGGCTTTCTGCACAGGCCCCCTCTGCTCGGCCGCGCGgccgccgggccgggagccccggggctccgggCGCGGCGCGAGGGGGCTGCTGTCCGTGGTCCTGCAGCCGGAGCCGCTCACCCGCGGGGAGGCCCGGGCgagctcctgcagcaggtggAAGGAGGAAGCTTCGCTGGCCCCCTCGGAGCGCAGCAGGAACTGGTTCACCCCGTGCAGGCAGCTCCGGAAGCCGGCCTGGTAATCagcccctgggagaagggagagcgGATCAGCAGCCTTGCAGCAgcgggctccccaccccccggcgccGGGGAgggccccagcccgccccaccAATGCCAGCCGGGAGCCTGCAGGGCCAAGCCCCCCACCCCGATAGCATCACGGCTGCTCCTGCCCGCCCCATCCTGCAGATCCGCACCGCTGGGAGCCCCGGACTCTGCGCTGGGCCCCTGGCCAGCGGGGCGCGGGGTCTCTGAacagccagtgggggctggggagtccGGCTTCGCCACACTGGGGCGCGTGGATCCAGGACGCTGCGTTAGTCGCGGCTCTCTCCTGCGCGCGCAGCGCGTCCTGCCTGAGTGCAACCTGCTCTTGGGAGGAGGACCGGGCCAATCCGCGCGGCACGCGCCTGCCCTAATCCGGCCTGCAGACAAGCCAGGAAAACAGCTGCTActcggcccctccccctctgggggGTCCAGTTACCCCCGCGGGCTCTCCGGCCAGTCCGGCACTGCTCCGCCCCAGCCTGCGAGCCACGGAGGCGCCAAGGGATTCATAGAAACTGCAATTGACAGAGCAAAGGGACCGGCCAGAATCGTGTCCACACGGGCCATCGATATAACGGGGCGTGGGATCTAAATCCGGAGTAAATTTCACACCAGTGTCTTGAGGCGCTCAGGGAGCCCAGGCACGGCCAAAGGCAGCCCAATAACCAGACACTGCTGCCGCCCCGGTCCCCCAGCGGAGATTCTGGCTCCTTGCACCACAGCTCGTGGATTCGCATCATTGGGATGTAACCGGCGGGACCCCGCAGCCTCGAGCTTCGATCCAGATTAACACAAGACCCTTCTACCCAGCGACAACCGCCATGAGCCCTGCGACTCCCGCAGGGAGACGGGAGGGCAACGGAAGTTTTACCTTGGACAGAATTCTGGAGGCTTTTCATGTACTTGACGCTCAGCTCCAGGATATCTGCCTTCTCCAGTCTGCGCTTTCggatctggagagagagagagagagacccaccgCCATCAATAACGTACTGAACGGGCCATAGCCGAGTGATTCGGTTCCTCTGTAAATGCGGAGCCAAGAAGTGCCCGCTGGGAAACCTGTCTAGACAGTGGGGTGATCTGGGGGCGAGGGGTAGTGGGTCCGGGGGGGGGACTCACGTGGTGAGAATAGTGCTTTTCTAGCAGAGCCTTCAGTTGCTCCAGAGACACATTGATCCTGgctcttctcttcttctccaTCAAGGGTTTTGAGATCTGCGGGGGAGAAGGGAAATGTTACCGGGGTTTggctttcacccctcccccggcccgcTTCTTTCCTCCGGCCGAGTGCTGCTAGCAAACCTTGCGGAAGCTGCAAAGCTGCGGTTTCTCCTGCCCTCCGGGCTGGGTGACCATGTTCCCCCTCTCCGGGAACAAGCGGCCCCGGGAGTTCGCagccgggggagggaggcaggatttATACCGGGGACCCACTTTACATGTCAATACCGGCATTCAGGCGCTGAGGAGGGCAAGGGCCGGGGGCgggcagctggggaagggggaattcTGGGGCCCAGGAGCTGTGATTGGCGAGGCGAGGGAGGCTGGGAAGGGTTACAATGACTTTTACCAAGTTGTTCAAGTGCCGTTTGTGTATTTCACTGGATTTAAAGAACGGGAGCCACCGCCCAGCCCGCCacacctcggggggggggggggggggctccgcgTTGGGAAGCAAATGGCATCACTCGAGttatctctgccccctcccccccacggggGTTCACCAAGCCCTTGCCGTGCGGCTCTGAACTCTCATAGGGTTCCCTTTGTGTTCCGCGCCCCTGGGTGCCGGAGAACACGCGGCTCTCGCTGAACGGGCTTGTTTGGGCCGTGACTGGCTGTACAGCGCCGCGCACGCCCCAGAGCTCGCAGACACCAGCTGGCTTATGCTCGGGTCCCGCCGCTGCAGTCTGTGCGCCCCGGGGATCCCTAGCGCGCTACCGGAGCTGCTGCGGCAGGTCGAGTCCCTCCGCGGGGCACTGCTAATTAGCGAAGGGTTTGTTCCCTGCAGTCCGCACGCGGCCCGGCCCGGGCCAGGCTCTGGGAGAGCCCCGTGCCAGGCGGGCCGCCGGGAGATGAAGACATGTCAACTAGGCCCAGCAATTCCTCCTTTCTGGCCGCGTTTCACGCTTGGCGCGGGGAGGCCAGGCTAGATTAGCGGCCCTAATGCCCGGACAATGCAGCAATTTTCTGCTTGCAGCCCTTCAAAGAGCGCGGAGGCGCGATTTCTCCGCTCTAAGCGGAGACATGAGCGAACATATGTTTCATTAAAGCATggcagggccaggccagccccGCGCGCTCACAGGTGCACGTGGGATTCCCGAcaggcaggagtcccaggagagGTCCAGGTTGTTTCCAGCTCCCCGGCCCCAGGCAGGGTCCCGGGCCCTCTGTAAAGCCAGGGAATTCTCCCCCTCTCGCGCGCTGCATTAGCTCCTGCCCGTGCACTCGCTGTGCTGCGGGGGGCGCTTTCTCTCTCTTCGGCTGGCTTTTGTCCTCAGAGCCATAACTATTCCGGGAGCCCCTTCCCCGACTGCACGTGGGAACTCAGCAAAGAGCGGGCGGAGGGGATGGAGGCGTTCCCGGATTCGCCTCGCTTCAAAATTGCCTTCCACAGTCGAAATTCCTCCAGCTCACTCATTTAAAAGGTTTTTATAATAGACAATTAGGTCTGGTCCCAGATACAAAACCCCAGATGTTTGCAAAGCCACAAACCGTTTGTGTGAGCCCGGGCCGCGGCGCTTTTTACCAGCGCAGGCAGAATGCAAAGGGAAGGCTGCAGCCAGCCCGCGCCCCTGCTCTAGCACCGGGTCGCCAGCAaacccgcggggggggggggcttaaagGTGGGTTCTCCCGCTCGCTGGGGAGGGGACCCCCCAAACCTCTCCGCTCCTCGCACGCTGCTAAAAGCCAAACCTCCAGGTTGCCCTGCTGAGCGCCTCGTGGCCGCCCCGGGGTGCTGAAATGGACCCAGGGGGGCCGTGCCCTTGCCTTCAACGGGAGAGGTGCAGGCTCGGGCCCATGGCTGAGGGGCCAAGCCCAGGTTCCCCCACAGTGTGTAGGGAAAGCGGGGGAGCAAGCCGGCGGCCGGGAGCGAGCCCGCagagctcagggcagggcaggcggaAAGGGCCAGGATCCAGCATGTGACTAGCTAGGGCGGAGCGGGTCAGTCGGTGCCAGGCGCCCAGGCCCCAGGGTCCCTGCGTGTCCCCGAGGGCGCCGTGCGGACAGATCCCTGGGCAGGCCGCTGCCCGTCCCGCCAAGCGGGGCCCCCTCCCCGACGGGCCGCCTgcccccagcgctccccagccgGGACCCCGGCACAGCGAGCAGCCTGCAGCCCCGCTCCGGCATTTGTCCTTTAATGACGCCTTTATAGTGCCCACGGGCTGCGCTGAATCCCGCCTGTCGCcgctgtccctgcagccctgcgCCGCTGGCCGGGGACAACAGACCAAAGGGCTGCGGGCTCAGCGGGGCGCGGCGAAGGGGACCGGGGAGTTATTCTCCTGTTCACAGCCAGGGATGGAGGGGTTGGGGAGAGCACCAGCTCTGCcatcctattaccccccctcccccatacctgCCCAGCGCGGAGGCAGGGCGCTGTGTGGCCGGAAGGCTGGTCTCTAACCCGTCCAGGATACGACCTCCCCCCCGAGTCCCTCGCTTCAGGACCCTCCTGCAGATCAGCGCAGAGGCACCTATGCTCACGGCCCGAGACTACAACCCAGAGGCCCGATTAGGCCCTGGGGCTGGAACtcgggggattggggggggggcgtggcccccctggcttgaagtggttccatcatacacagggtttggctctcagcgcccccctccccccacgacacacattgttccagccccccagGACTAGGCCTGAGGATCTTGTCCTAGAACAAGGTGGGGGAACGATGCCAGGCAGCTGGATTTCCTCCCGTTTCCCCCAAGTAGGGGCGCTGGAAGGATGTGGGGCGCTGGGAGCCACTGAACCGCACTGTAACCCCCGTACGTGGTGGCACCAGCCCCGCCAGCCCTAGTGCCAGCCCCCGTGCCCAGGACTCACGCGATGCGGCCTGCAGACGGCAGCTCCCAGGGAgatccctgcccagcccagccccgggccaGCCGCTGCATTCCACGGGGGGACATCGCCAGCGGCCTGTCAGCTTCGGGGCTGCCTGGGTGTGTCCCGACACGCGGTCCCCGCTTTAAttaaacgggggagggggggggaatcaccTTCCCAAGAGCTCCAGCCTCAGTCCGGGTCCCAGCCGCGCCAGGGACCCAGGAGTTCGGGCAGCCCATGGACCCTGCTCCCGCGCAGTGGAAAGGGGGCGTCTGTCGGGAGCCCcacaggggaggaggggctgggtggctTGTGCCAGGCAGTCACTGGGCGCTGATGCTGGCACAGCCCAACCAGCCGCTGCAGACtcgccccccccgacccccagagcccctgggcgggggggggggggtttacaccGCCTCTCCTGGGCGCGACACGCTCTTCCCTCGGACCCCGGGCAGGGAGCGGACGAGCCCGGCACGCCGGACCCGCGGGCACGGGGGTCTGCCCAGAGGGAATCTGGAGCCGAACGGCAATGCCCAGAGAGCCGGGGCGctccagccccacctgcccccggtgaccggcccctgccctgcctgcctgtgggcccctgggctccccccgcccgcGCCCGGTCTCCACGGCCGGCTGCAGCCCCCGCCGCCGGCCGGGCCCCTTCTCCCCGCGGGGGGCCGCTCGCTGGAGCTTGTCTGGCCCGGGCAGCTCGGGCGGCACCTCGCAGCGTGGAGAATCGCGGGCCCGCCCCCGGCCTTTCAATCCGCTGCCAGCTCGGGGGCCGCGCTGGGGCCGCCTGTGAGTGCCGGGGAGCCAGACCCGCCTGCCCCGCACCGGCTCCGCCGCGCCGCGCCAGGGCAGTGCCCCGCCGAGCTGGGCACCCGCCGGCCCTGGGGGGCTCGCCCCAGCCGGGCCCCTGGGAGCGCTGTCCGGCTGGTGGAGTGCGGAGCGGTGCGCAGAGGGGCCGCTGAGCAGGCTGCCAGGGGCTACACCGGCGGGGGTGGGGACCCTGCAAAGCCACTTCCAGTGCTGGGGCTCTGCCCTTCGAAGGAGGCGGCCCAGCGCACGGGCTGGAGCGGGGGAAGCCCCCTGGGTTTGCCCTTCAGAGCCAaggcagccctgggctggaagggcaggtggggagcctcccccccgcAAACCCCggtccttctcccacccccagcatctGCCCAGGCCCCTCTCCTCCGGTCTGACGGCAGGCTctcgggggcaggggctgccgcctttgtacagcgccaagcacaatggggcccggCTCGGCGATGGGGGCCCTAGGCGCTGCTGCAATATGAATAGTACATCACAGGCGCGAGTCATGGCCCgtcctggcacagccccccaaaGCACGGGAGGGACCCTTTAGCTCCGCAGTGCTAGCAAAGGGGACAGCCAGTACTACTAGGGCGTTGCAGGTTCCCAGCCTGCCCAGTACAGGCATCTGGGCCCCCCACAGCACTGGGCAGTGGCATCCCCTTTATTGAACACACACTTAGGGGCTGGGCCCATGTCCCCATGCATCTGCACATCACTCAATCTGGTGCCTAAGCAGTTCTGTTAAGGGCTATTAATATTGTAAATACAATGCTAGGGCCACAGCTTGCCATAGCCCTAAAGATTCAGATATCACAGGCTGGAAGAACTGAGGACTCTTTCAAACCACAATGTGATTTAAAATGACTAGAGAGGGAATTGTTGCTGGTAGCTGCTCAAAGAGAAAGTGCAGTGAGAATTAGGCAGTGGTCTGTATTGTTAGGGGAAACTCCAGGTCTTGTTTAGGGTAATTTGTCACCTAATGATATGCTTCCTTGTCATAAACCCCCGATGGCTTCTGTAAGTCTTCCAAAGGAGGCTCTTTTAGCAACCAAATGATCCTTGTTATGCTGATCTCACTAGAACAAAGGAAGCCAAGGAAGCAAAGGGC of the Chrysemys picta bellii isolate R12L10 chromosome 21, ASM1138683v2, whole genome shotgun sequence genome contains:
- the HES3 gene encoding transcription factor HES-3 isoform X1, with the protein product MPVLTCKVGPRYKSCLPPPAANSRGRLFPERGNMVTQPGGQEKPQLCSFRKISKPLMEKKRRARINVSLEQLKALLEKHYSHHIRKRRLEKADILELSVKYMKSLQNSVQGADYQAGFRSCLHGVNQFLLRSEGASEASSFHLLQELARASPRVSGSGCRTTDSSPLAPRPEPRGSRPGGRAAEQRGPVQKAGGSTQRPRAPGAPSSQPRTEPGAAAPRRGPGQQRPSGPSRSQALWRPW
- the HES3 gene encoding transcription factor HES-3 isoform X2; protein product: MEKKRRARINVSLEQLKALLEKHYSHHIRKRRLEKADILELSVKYMKSLQNSVQGADYQAGFRSCLHGVNQFLLRSEGASEASSFHLLQELARASPRVSGSGCRTTDSSPLAPRPEPRGSRPGGRAAEQRGPVQKAGGSTQRPRAPGAPSSQPRTEPGAAAPRRGPGQQRPSGPSRSQALWRPW